Proteins from a genomic interval of Pseudomonas sp. RC10:
- a CDS encoding AAA family ATPase: protein MLTTLAVANYRSINTLVMPLARLNLITGPNGSGKSNLYRALRLLAETAQGGVINALAREGGLKSTFWAGPESISRRMRNGEVEVQGGPRKEVVRLRLGFAAEDFSYAISLGLPPPSNAPTAFALDPEIKRECIWAGPLYRPASLLVDRAGPMVRTREGRSWEVLAQHTPTFDSVFDQVGNLRSSPEVLQLRESIRGWRFYDHFRSDSDAPARKPQLGTRTPVLHHDGRDLAAALQTIREIGEPEALDAAISDAFPGARVAIDAQGGGLFSLEFYQEGLLRPLSASELSDGTLRYLLLIAALLTPRPPTMMVLNEPETSLHPDLLPALARLIIRASQRCQVWVVSHASRLIAALEQDPECNSIVLEKELGQTGIVGQGMLDQPAWHWPD from the coding sequence ATGCTGACCACCCTCGCCGTCGCCAATTACCGCTCGATCAACACGCTGGTGATGCCGCTGGCACGCCTGAACCTGATCACCGGACCCAACGGCAGCGGCAAGTCCAACCTCTACCGCGCCCTGCGTTTGCTGGCCGAAACGGCTCAAGGCGGGGTTATCAATGCGCTGGCCCGAGAGGGCGGGTTGAAGTCCACGTTCTGGGCCGGGCCGGAGAGCATCAGCCGACGCATGCGCAACGGCGAAGTCGAAGTGCAGGGCGGGCCGCGCAAAGAGGTCGTTCGATTGCGCCTGGGGTTTGCGGCCGAGGATTTCAGCTACGCGATTTCGCTGGGGCTGCCTCCGCCGTCGAACGCGCCCACGGCGTTCGCCCTGGACCCGGAGATCAAGCGCGAATGCATCTGGGCCGGGCCGCTGTATCGCCCTGCCAGTCTGCTGGTGGACCGCGCCGGGCCGATGGTTCGGACTCGCGAAGGGCGCAGTTGGGAGGTTCTGGCGCAACACACACCGACCTTCGACAGCGTGTTCGATCAGGTGGGCAACCTGCGCTCATCGCCGGAAGTGCTGCAACTGCGTGAGAGCATTCGTGGTTGGCGATTTTATGATCACTTCCGCAGCGATTCCGACGCGCCTGCGCGCAAACCGCAACTGGGCACGCGCACGCCGGTGTTGCATCACGACGGGCGAGACCTGGCAGCGGCCTTGCAGACCATTCGTGAGATTGGCGAACCGGAGGCGCTGGACGCCGCGATCAGCGATGCCTTTCCGGGGGCGCGGGTCGCCATCGATGCGCAGGGCGGCGGGCTGTTCTCATTGGAGTTCTATCAAGAGGGGTTATTGAGGCCGCTGTCTGCGTCCGAACTGTCGGACGGCACCTTGCGGTATCTGCTGCTGATCGCCGCCCTGCTGACACCGCGTCCGCCGACGATGATGGTACTCAACGAGCCGGAAACCAGCCTTCATCCTGACCTGCTGCCTGCCTTGGCGAGATTGATCATTCGCGCGTCACAGCGTTGTCAGGTGTGGGTCGTGTCACATGCCAGCCGTTTGATCGCCGCTCTGGAGCAGGACCCGGAATGCAACAGCATCGTGTTGGAGAAAGAATTGGGACAGACCGGGATTGTCGGTCAGGGGATGCTGGATCAACCGGCCTGGCATTGGCCGGATTGA
- a CDS encoding efflux RND transporter permease subunit, translating into MKGKFNLSDWALKHQSFVWYLMFVGLLMGVFSYMNLGREEDPSFTIKTMVIQTRWPGATVDETLEQVTDRIEKKLEELDSLDYVKSYTRPGESTVFVYLRDTTSAAAIPEIWYQVRKKIDDIRGTFPQGLQGPAFNDEFGDVYGSIYAFTADGLTMRQLRDYVEQVRVQIRDVPGLGKVEMIGQQDEVLYLNFSTRKLAALGLDQRQVVQSLQSQNTVTPAGVIEAGPERISVRTSGQFASEKDLETVNLRLNDRFYRLTDIADISRGYVDPPKPLFRYNGKPAIGLAIAMKKGGNVQEFGKDLHARMEAATADLPIGVGVNNVSDQAQVVEKAVGGFTSALFEAVVIVLIVSFISLGMRAGLVVACSIPLVLAMVFVFMEYSGITMQRISLGALIIALGLLVDDAMITVEMMVSRLEMGDSKEQAATFAYTSTAFPMLTGTLVTVAGFVPIGLNASSAGEYTFTLFAVIAVAMLVSWVVAVLFAPVIGVHILSEKVKKKDEHHKPGRIARAFNSSMFWAMRHRWLTIIVTVLLFATSVFCMRFVQNQFFPSSDRPEILVDLNLPQNASINETRKAVDKLEASLKDDPDIVRWSTYIGQGAVRFYLPLDQQLENPYYAQLVIVSKGLEERAGLMDRLKKRLRDEFVGIGTYVQPLEMGPPVGRPIQYRVSGDNIDKVRQHAIDLATLLDKNQHIGEMIYDWNEPGKVLRIDINQDKARQLGLSSEDVAQLMNSIVTGSAVTQVRDDIYLINVVGRAVDVERGSPETLQNLQIVTPQGTSIPLLAFANVRYELEQPLVWRRDRKPTITLKAAVRDEMQPTDLVKELKPEIDKFASALPPGYKIATGGTVEESGKAQGPIAKVVPLMIFLMATFLMIQLHSVQKMFLVASVAPLGLIGVVLALVPTGTPMGFVAILGILALIGIIIRNSVILVTQIHEYEVAGYLPWDAVAEATEHRRRPILLTAAAASLGMIPIAREVFWGPMAYAMIGGIIIATLLTLLFLPALYVAWYKIKEPTQEQRDKSEQEKKRRAEGHGADDEDEDEDEDEEGEPTPTR; encoded by the coding sequence ATGAAAGGGAAGTTCAACCTCTCCGATTGGGCGCTCAAGCATCAGTCTTTTGTCTGGTACCTGATGTTCGTCGGCTTGCTGATGGGCGTGTTTTCGTACATGAACCTGGGCCGCGAGGAAGACCCCTCGTTCACCATCAAAACCATGGTCATCCAGACCCGCTGGCCGGGCGCGACCGTTGACGAAACCCTGGAGCAGGTCACCGACCGCATCGAGAAAAAGCTCGAAGAGCTCGACTCCCTCGACTACGTGAAAAGCTACACCCGACCGGGCGAGTCCACAGTCTTCGTTTACCTGCGGGACACCACCAGCGCGGCCGCGATTCCGGAGATCTGGTACCAGGTCCGCAAGAAAATTGATGACATTCGCGGGACCTTTCCTCAAGGGTTACAAGGCCCGGCGTTCAACGACGAGTTCGGTGACGTCTACGGCTCGATCTACGCCTTTACTGCTGACGGGCTGACGATGCGCCAGCTGCGGGACTATGTCGAGCAGGTCCGCGTGCAAATCCGCGATGTGCCGGGGCTGGGCAAGGTCGAGATGATCGGCCAGCAGGACGAAGTGCTGTACCTGAATTTCTCCACCCGCAAACTGGCGGCGCTGGGGCTGGATCAGCGTCAGGTTGTGCAAAGCCTGCAATCGCAGAACACCGTGACGCCTGCGGGGGTGATCGAGGCCGGGCCTGAGCGCATTTCGGTGCGCACGTCCGGCCAGTTCGCCTCCGAGAAGGATTTGGAAACGGTCAACCTGCGCCTCAACGACCGTTTCTATCGCCTGACCGATATCGCCGACATCAGCCGTGGCTACGTCGATCCGCCCAAGCCGCTGTTTCGCTACAACGGCAAGCCGGCTATCGGCCTCGCAATTGCGATGAAAAAAGGCGGCAACGTTCAAGAGTTCGGCAAAGACCTGCACGCGCGGATGGAGGCGGCGACTGCCGACCTGCCCATCGGCGTGGGCGTGAACAACGTGTCAGATCAGGCGCAGGTGGTTGAAAAAGCCGTCGGTGGCTTCACCAGCGCACTGTTCGAGGCGGTGGTGATCGTGCTGATCGTCAGCTTCATCAGCCTTGGTATGCGCGCGGGGTTGGTGGTGGCGTGCTCGATCCCGTTGGTGCTGGCGATGGTCTTCGTGTTCATGGAATACAGCGGCATCACCATGCAACGGATTTCGCTGGGCGCGCTGATCATCGCCCTCGGCTTGCTGGTGGACGACGCCATGATCACGGTCGAGATGATGGTCTCGCGGCTGGAAATGGGTGACTCCAAAGAGCAGGCGGCCACATTCGCCTACACCTCGACGGCGTTCCCGATGCTCACCGGTACGCTGGTGACGGTGGCCGGTTTCGTGCCCATCGGCCTCAACGCCAGTTCGGCGGGGGAATACACCTTCACGCTGTTCGCGGTGATTGCCGTGGCGATGCTGGTGTCGTGGGTCGTGGCGGTGCTGTTCGCGCCGGTCATCGGTGTGCACATTCTCAGCGAGAAGGTGAAAAAGAAAGACGAACACCACAAGCCGGGCCGCATCGCCCGAGCCTTCAACAGCTCGATGTTCTGGGCCATGCGGCATCGCTGGCTGACGATCATCGTCACGGTGCTGCTGTTTGCGACCTCGGTGTTTTGCATGCGCTTTGTGCAGAACCAGTTTTTCCCGTCCTCTGACCGACCGGAAATCCTCGTCGACCTCAATTTGCCGCAAAACGCCTCGATCAACGAGACGCGCAAGGCTGTGGACAAACTGGAAGCGAGCCTCAAGGACGACCCGGACATCGTGCGCTGGAGCACCTACATCGGGCAGGGCGCGGTGCGTTTCTACCTGCCGTTGGACCAGCAACTGGAAAACCCGTATTACGCGCAACTGGTGATCGTCAGCAAAGGCCTGGAAGAGCGTGCCGGGCTGATGGACCGCCTGAAAAAGCGCCTGCGTGATGAGTTCGTCGGCATTGGCACCTACGTGCAGCCGCTGGAAATGGGCCCGCCAGTGGGGCGTCCGATTCAGTACCGGGTGAGTGGCGATAACATCGACAAAGTGCGTCAACACGCTATCGACCTCGCGACGCTGCTCGACAAGAACCAGCACATCGGGGAAATGATTTACGACTGGAACGAGCCGGGCAAGGTCCTGCGCATCGACATCAATCAGGACAAGGCACGGCAACTCGGGCTGTCGTCGGAAGACGTCGCCCAGCTGATGAACAGCATCGTTACCGGTTCGGCCGTGACCCAGGTGCGCGACGACATTTACCTGATCAACGTGGTCGGACGCGCCGTGGACGTCGAGCGCGGCTCGCCGGAGACCCTGCAAAACCTGCAAATCGTCACGCCGCAAGGCACGTCGATTCCGTTGCTGGCGTTCGCCAACGTTCGGTATGAGCTGGAGCAGCCGCTGGTCTGGCGCCGCGACCGCAAGCCGACAATCACCCTCAAGGCAGCTGTGCGTGATGAGATGCAGCCGACCGATCTGGTGAAAGAGCTGAAGCCCGAAATCGACAAGTTCGCCTCGGCGCTGCCACCGGGCTACAAGATCGCCACCGGCGGTACGGTGGAAGAGAGCGGCAAGGCCCAAGGGCCGATTGCCAAGGTCGTGCCGCTGATGATCTTCCTCATGGCGACCTTTTTGATGATTCAGCTGCACAGCGTGCAGAAGATGTTCTTGGTGGCGAGTGTCGCGCCGCTCGGGTTGATCGGCGTGGTGCTGGCGCTGGTCCCGACCGGCACGCCCATGGGCTTTGTGGCGATCCTCGGGATTCTCGCGTTGATCGGCATCATCATCCGCAACTCGGTGATTCTGGTGACGCAAATCCACGAGTACGAAGTGGCGGGTTACCTGCCGTGGGATGCCGTGGCCGAAGCCACCGAGCATCGACGACGCCCGATTCTGTTGACGGCCGCGGCGGCGAGTCTGGGCATGATTCCGATTGCCCGCGAAGTGTTTTGGGGGCCGATGGCCTATGCGATGATCGGCGGGATCATCATCGCCACCCTGCTGACGCTGTTGTTCCTGCCTGCGCTGTACGTGGCCTGGTACAAGATCAAAGAGCCGACGCAGGAACAGCGGGATAAATCCGAACAGGAGAAAAAGCGCAGAGCCGAGGGCCACGGCGCGGACGATGAAGACGAGGACGAAGACGAAGACGAAGAGGGTGAGCCCACACCTACACGCTAA
- a CDS encoding efflux RND transporter periplasmic adaptor subunit, giving the protein MCLALLSGCGKEKPKDPVLPRVQVQQVKTAEFAAAVALTGDIQARVQTQLSFRVGGKIIQRMVDVGDRITAKQVLAKLDPKDLQTNVDSANAAVAAEQARVKQTAAAFVRQEKLLPKGYTSKSEYDAAQAQLRGSQSALKAAQAQLANAREQLGYTSLIADAPGIITARQAEVGQVVQATMPIFSQARDGERDAVFNVYESLFVNPPTDQPVEVTLLDNPQIKATGKVREVTPAVSAQTGTLQVKIALETLPQGMQLGSVVSAALSVPAKQSVELPWSALTKGLGDQLGQPAVWVVDDQNKVSLRGVTVGRYLTGKVIIIDGLKNDEKVVVAGNQLLHPDMKVELADVYKNPTGAPQ; this is encoded by the coding sequence ATGTGCCTGGCGCTGCTGTCTGGCTGCGGCAAGGAAAAGCCCAAAGACCCCGTGCTGCCGCGCGTGCAGGTTCAACAGGTCAAAACCGCCGAGTTCGCGGCGGCCGTCGCGCTGACGGGCGATATCCAGGCGCGGGTGCAAACCCAACTGTCATTTCGCGTCGGCGGCAAGATCATCCAGCGCATGGTGGATGTGGGCGACCGTATTACGGCCAAGCAGGTACTCGCCAAGCTCGACCCCAAGGATTTGCAGACCAATGTCGATTCGGCCAACGCCGCTGTCGCCGCCGAACAGGCTCGCGTGAAACAGACCGCCGCGGCGTTCGTGCGTCAGGAAAAGCTGCTGCCGAAAGGCTACACCAGCAAAAGCGAATACGACGCTGCGCAAGCTCAACTGCGCGGCAGCCAGAGCGCGCTGAAAGCCGCTCAGGCGCAGTTGGCCAACGCGCGCGAACAACTGGGCTACACGTCGCTGATCGCCGATGCGCCGGGCATCATCACGGCGCGTCAGGCCGAAGTGGGTCAGGTGGTTCAAGCGACCATGCCGATTTTCAGTCAGGCCCGGGATGGCGAACGCGACGCTGTGTTCAACGTCTACGAGTCGTTGTTCGTCAACCCGCCAACGGATCAGCCGGTCGAAGTCACGCTGCTGGATAACCCGCAAATCAAGGCCACCGGCAAGGTGCGCGAAGTCACCCCAGCGGTGTCTGCGCAGACCGGCACGCTACAGGTGAAGATTGCACTGGAGACTCTGCCTCAAGGCATGCAGCTCGGCTCCGTCGTCAGTGCCGCGCTGTCGGTGCCTGCGAAACAGAGCGTCGAACTGCCATGGTCGGCCCTTACGAAAGGGCTGGGCGATCAACTCGGCCAACCTGCGGTTTGGGTGGTCGATGACCAGAACAAGGTCAGCCTGCGTGGCGTGACGGTCGGGCGTTACCTGACGGGCAAAGTCATCATCATCGACGGTTTGAAGAACGACGAAAAAGTCGTGGTCGCTGGCAATCAACTGCTGCACCCGGACATGAAGGTCGAACTGGCTGACGTCTACAAGAACCCGACAGGAGCACCGCAATGA
- a CDS encoding efflux RND transporter periplasmic adaptor subunit: MKRLTGVTLMALLISACSKEEPPPEPVRPVLFVEVKPQAEESLGRFAGNIAARYESTLGFRVSGRIAQRSVDVGAEVKKGDMLAVLDPTDQQNQVRSTQGDLARVEAQLINAQANARRQQELFDRGVGAQAALDVAVTDLKTSQSSFDQSKAALQQAKDQLSYSELRTDHDAVVTQWKVEAGQVVSAGEQVVTLARPDIKEAVIDLPGPLAEQLPNDVVFKVASQLEPDINTTATLRELEPQAESTTRTRRARLTLADTPPSFRLGTAISVTLSSAIEPRIELPLTALQEVDGKQQIWIVDTQNQTVSPRLVQVVSRNTDSVVLAGGVKGGERVVTAGVNSLKPGQKVKVDKDSPR; this comes from the coding sequence ATGAAGCGCCTGACGGGAGTGACGTTGATGGCATTGCTCATCAGCGCGTGCAGCAAGGAAGAGCCACCACCGGAGCCGGTGCGCCCGGTGTTGTTCGTCGAGGTCAAACCCCAGGCTGAGGAAAGCCTCGGACGTTTCGCCGGGAACATCGCCGCGCGTTATGAAAGCACCTTGGGTTTCCGCGTCTCGGGCCGCATCGCCCAGCGCAGTGTCGATGTGGGCGCTGAAGTGAAGAAGGGCGACATGCTCGCCGTACTCGACCCGACCGACCAGCAGAATCAGGTGCGTTCGACCCAGGGCGATCTGGCCCGCGTCGAGGCGCAGTTGATCAATGCCCAAGCCAATGCGCGGCGTCAGCAGGAGCTGTTCGACCGAGGCGTCGGCGCGCAGGCGGCGCTGGATGTCGCAGTGACCGACCTCAAAACCTCACAGTCTTCCTTCGATCAGTCCAAGGCCGCGTTGCAACAGGCCAAGGACCAGTTGAGCTACAGCGAGTTGCGCACCGATCACGACGCCGTCGTGACCCAATGGAAAGTCGAAGCGGGGCAAGTGGTCAGCGCGGGTGAACAAGTGGTGACGCTGGCGCGCCCGGACATCAAGGAAGCGGTGATCGACCTGCCGGGACCACTGGCGGAACAGCTGCCCAACGACGTGGTGTTCAAGGTCGCCAGCCAACTGGAACCAGACATCAACACCACGGCCACTTTGCGTGAACTCGAACCGCAAGCTGAAAGCACGACGCGCACCCGCCGCGCACGCCTGACGCTGGCCGACACGCCACCTTCATTCCGGTTGGGCACGGCGATCAGCGTAACCCTCAGTTCGGCCATCGAGCCGCGCATCGAATTGCCGCTCACGGCGTTGCAGGAGGTCGACGGCAAGCAGCAGATCTGGATCGTCGATACGCAGAACCAGACCGTGTCGCCGCGGCTGGTGCAGGTCGTCAGCCGTAACACCGACAGCGTGGTGCTGGCCGGTGGTGTGAAGGGTGGCGAGCGCGTGGTGACGGCCGGTGTGAACAGCCTCAAACCGGGGCAGAAAGTCAAAGTCGATAAGGACAGCCCACGATGA
- a CDS encoding glycoside hydrolase, whose amino-acid sequence MCGFILRAVGVLCAFVCGSVVASETLENEFWRVELEPKTLAIRVHPIGQSAVHVSSGVALHAVGHIERTSDRLNWQWDDGAWTLEARLERRELLLTVTAREAGTLAFLNQSANAMGRALIWPLAEGHYVPRGHAVWQRFLAEQGPLNTTQDLSLPLWGMDHGVFSLTWLMTQPFNNRLTFKAQGDGLALTAAHEFTSLDPHAPLTFRLYLGDSDPLAGARRYRQWLIDSGAYQTLDEKLAKTLEARKLIGAAHAYLWGNDLLGLKDVRSWSRLIDALNSSAPLAVRFKGLMNAEARAMLDPSRPPLQRWEQVVVLRDLNGAFNTAARARWRTGAQPDMDVLASSYGEVRTAIARFFGDALTGDPSRWGGMLTAKNIELFRAAGLTRLWLGLGDGWEGGLWHPEAVRAAVKAGYLISPYDSYETALSDSENPDWTTAHLGSDAHRDCGIVLKNGTAKSGFQQSGHYTDPRCVRPLLEARVQAVRGVAGFNSWFLDAYATGMVFDSYRSGATLTQSQNAAANEDAARWVGESQGLVVGSEDGNASTSQGIFFAHGMQTPVIGWGDADMSTLAQSPWFVGNWYPPEKPAVFFKSVPIKERHRAVHFDPTTRLPLYQAVFHGSVITTHHWLFDSLKLSNVRAENELTQLLYNVPPLYHLSQDTLQARLKIIQKQDAFFRPLHERLATQALIGFEWLTADRLVQQTTFNDGTRLVANFDERVREVDGRLFAAHSVTAIKGDSGVTAYQATLD is encoded by the coding sequence ATGTGTGGTTTCATTTTGCGTGCCGTGGGAGTGCTGTGTGCGTTCGTTTGCGGCTCTGTTGTCGCCAGTGAAACCTTGGAAAATGAATTCTGGCGGGTCGAGCTTGAGCCGAAGACGCTGGCGATCAGGGTGCATCCCATTGGCCAATCGGCGGTTCACGTGTCGTCGGGCGTTGCGTTGCATGCCGTCGGTCACATCGAACGGACTTCGGATCGCCTGAATTGGCAATGGGATGACGGTGCCTGGACGCTTGAGGCTCGTCTCGAACGGCGCGAATTGCTGCTGACTGTCACCGCCCGTGAGGCAGGCACGCTGGCGTTCCTCAACCAATCTGCAAACGCGATGGGCCGCGCCTTGATCTGGCCACTTGCCGAGGGGCATTACGTGCCTCGCGGTCACGCGGTGTGGCAGCGGTTTCTGGCCGAGCAAGGGCCGCTCAATACCACGCAGGACCTGAGCCTGCCGCTGTGGGGCATGGACCACGGCGTATTCAGCCTCACGTGGTTGATGACGCAACCGTTCAATAATCGGCTGACATTCAAGGCTCAGGGCGATGGGCTGGCGTTGACTGCGGCTCACGAATTCACGTCCCTTGATCCCCATGCGCCTCTGACTTTTCGCCTTTACCTTGGGGATTCAGATCCGCTGGCGGGGGCGCGTCGCTACCGGCAATGGCTGATCGACAGCGGCGCCTATCAGACACTCGACGAGAAACTCGCCAAAACCCTCGAAGCCCGCAAATTGATCGGGGCGGCCCATGCGTACCTGTGGGGCAACGATTTGCTGGGGTTGAAAGATGTTCGATCCTGGTCGCGGCTGATCGACGCGCTGAACTCTTCTGCACCGCTCGCCGTACGGTTCAAGGGGCTCATGAATGCGGAGGCGCGCGCGATGCTTGACCCTTCGCGTCCGCCGTTGCAGCGCTGGGAGCAAGTCGTGGTGCTGCGCGATTTGAACGGGGCGTTCAACACAGCGGCTCGCGCACGTTGGCGCACAGGTGCTCAACCAGACATGGACGTTCTGGCGTCGAGTTACGGTGAGGTGCGAACTGCAATCGCCCGGTTTTTTGGGGATGCACTGACGGGTGACCCCTCGCGCTGGGGCGGCATGCTCACAGCGAAAAACATCGAGTTGTTCCGAGCAGCGGGTCTCACGCGACTGTGGCTTGGTCTTGGTGACGGCTGGGAAGGCGGGCTGTGGCATCCCGAAGCGGTGCGTGCAGCCGTGAAGGCCGGCTACCTGATTTCCCCCTACGACTCGTACGAAACGGCGCTGTCCGACAGCGAAAACCCGGACTGGACCACCGCACACCTGGGCAGCGACGCGCACCGCGACTGCGGCATCGTGTTGAAGAACGGCACAGCGAAGAGTGGCTTTCAGCAGTCCGGGCACTACACCGATCCTCGTTGCGTCAGGCCATTGCTCGAAGCCCGCGTTCAGGCCGTGCGCGGGGTTGCCGGTTTCAACAGCTGGTTTCTCGATGCCTACGCCACGGGCATGGTCTTCGACAGCTACCGCTCTGGCGCGACTCTCACTCAGTCGCAAAATGCTGCTGCAAACGAAGACGCAGCGCGTTGGGTGGGCGAGTCTCAGGGGCTGGTCGTGGGCTCAGAAGACGGCAATGCCAGCACCTCGCAGGGCATCTTCTTCGCCCACGGCATGCAGACTCCGGTGATCGGTTGGGGCGATGCGGACATGAGCACGCTCGCTCAATCCCCCTGGTTCGTGGGCAATTGGTATCCTCCGGAAAAACCTGCCGTGTTCTTCAAATCCGTGCCCATCAAAGAGCGCCATCGCGCCGTGCATTTCGACCCGACGACACGCCTTCCGCTGTACCAGGCAGTGTTCCACGGCTCGGTCATCACTACCCATCATTGGCTGTTCGACAGCTTGAAACTGAGCAACGTCAGGGCGGAGAACGAGCTGACTCAACTGCTCTACAACGTGCCGCCGTTGTACCACCTGAGCCAGGACACGCTTCAGGCCCGGTTGAAGATCATTCAAAAGCAGGACGCTTTCTTTCGCCCACTGCATGAGCGATTGGCGACACAGGCCTTGATCGGATTCGAGTGGCTGACGGCTGACCGGTTGGTGCAACAGACTACGTTCAACGACGGCACGCGGCTGGTGGCGAATTTTGATGAAAGGGTGCGAGAGGTGGATGGGCGTTTGTTTGCTGCTCATAGCGTGACGGCGATCAAAGGAGATAGCGGCGTGACCGCTTATCAAGCGACTCTGGACTAA